In a single window of the Anabas testudineus chromosome 17, fAnaTes1.2, whole genome shotgun sequence genome:
- the ptmab gene encoding prothymosin alpha-B — MADTQVDSGSELSAKDLKEKKLVEEKENGKDAATNGKENEENGEAEVDDEEEDEVDEEEEEEDDAEGDEEEDEEDDDELEGGTKREAEDDEDEGNHKRQKQNDDDD; from the exons ATGGCAGACACACAAGTGGACTCCGGCTCGGAACTCTCTGCCAAG GAcctgaaagagaagaagttggtggaggagaaggagaacgGCAAAGATGCTGCCACCAACGGAAAG GAGAACGAGGAGAACGGTGAGGCCGAGgtagatgatgaagaagaagatgaggtggatgaggaggaggaggaggaagatgatgcaGAAG gtgatgaggaggaggatgaggaagacgACGATGAGCTTGAGGGTGGCACAAAACGGGAAGCTGAGGATGACGAG GACGAGGGCAATCACAAGAGGCAGAAACAGAACGACGACGACGATTGA